One window from the genome of Hydractinia symbiolongicarpus strain clone_291-10 chromosome 1, HSymV2.1, whole genome shotgun sequence encodes:
- the LOC130641338 gene encoding protein disulfide-isomerase A5-like gives MVVLAAILLGMVACSNAYVSELTDNTFLGYAKDKEVLLVNFYAPWCSDCQKLEPEFERAATNLGTRSLDLAKVDCFGSGKGLCEMYGVRSWPQLKNFNRGTYTGDYTGEQTAEALAGYITTVENSVPQSPSGGNPYAMAFPGAQSSYNRHKPSSPVGPAPPVVGAISCAKCNIEKPNGKGKISKHCSENVKKACVEFKQREQAKKQYDDDDKRSLKKKSS, from the exons atggtagTACTAGCTGCGATATTGCTGGGGATGGTGGCTTGCTCAAATGCTTATGTTTCAGAGCTTACAGATAATACGTTTCTTGGATATGCTAAAGACAAGGAGGTGTTATTGGTGAATTTTTATGCACCCTG gTGTAGCGATTGTCAGAAATTAGAACCAGAATTTGAACGCGCAGCTACCAATCTTGGAACGAGAAGTTTAGATTTGGCTAAG gTTGATTGTTTTGGTTCGGGAAAGGGATTGTGCGAAATGTACGGCGTACGAAGCTGGCCACAATTAAAAAACTTCAATCGCGGTACATATACTGGTGATTACACGGGAGAGCAAACAGCAG AGGCGCTTGCCGGCTATATTACAACAGTTGAGAACTCGGTACCACAGAGTCCTAGCGGTGGAAATCCTTACGCCATGGCGTTTCCAGGCGCACAATCAAGTTACAACCGCCACAAACCAAGTTCACCAGTTGGACCTGCACCTCCTGTTGTCGGAGCGATTAGTTGTGCCAAATGTAACATCGAAAAACCGAATGGGAAAGGAAAAATTA GTAAGCACTGCAGCGAGAATGTAAAGAAAGCATGCGTAGAGTTCAAGCAGAGAGAACAAGCGAAGAAACaatatgatgatgatgacaaacGGTCGTTAAAGAAaaagtcaagttaa